One genomic window of Deinococcus peraridilitoris DSM 19664 includes the following:
- a CDS encoding IPT/TIG domain-containing protein, translating into MKPSLLRPTSTALLGASLLVACGAPGAVGPAVTTLSRTVAMPGDTVTLTGVNLGTNGTVLLGGTTASVTSYTNTSVTFTVPQNARWAHNDLQLITNGKSITAPMKLFVGQAINPSATTTTDVQTALNALPAGAALLLGPKAYTATSAPLYLNNRSLYGQGQDQTSVNGDVYLHATERNVVTVGSLTLTGDNYYLVNAVKDSPASLSALSTQLSRERQNRFERRRNPRFTLPAPSTVQSLAPEGHDVGASRDQSRRVRPHARAADVTAHRIRRAPVVNAAALNQNGPSGFHFLDVSIKEMNARRGYLENNASLSSVTVTDSTIELNDYISLGESGNDLTVKNSTLKSQGGPASGVDLEAGSGNVTIHGSAIYSSMWLNAYSESGNVTIQDSALHNSAANSVTCQTTPACYSLTDVGSNTGQVTITGSKVNATDGDSNDGKPTNAFVFIGSIRNLTTIENNGLIHSTANLQLYSDSSKTETSSAQRGNDQLVVRNNQEISAGDGAASPASLPAYLGIYSHTGDVTVSGNAKLTSSNGMQVYTKFGHVRINGNPDVRVDSASAETDAGFLHVFTSGNTRGVFNDVTFSGNTVKADDQVILDADNGNVTLSANAVSVIGNSHPKLQVYCREARTCTVTDNTLTANATNASTTSRIDLFFDHYSTTAARQNHTVTGNSFLTLGSGSSYFYGAFGWGDATLGANTFRSSGKVYVDAYQATVTATDNTFNVFDGMTGPSGSGLSLAAYKGTDAAPSVINFGANTLTNVGSGGVSKHKADGGRNDRVNVGANTGMQ; encoded by the coding sequence ATGAAACCCTCATTGCTTCGGCCCACGTCGACCGCACTGCTCGGCGCTTCCCTCCTCGTTGCTTGCGGCGCCCCCGGTGCGGTGGGACCGGCTGTCACCACGCTCAGCAGGACGGTGGCCATGCCCGGTGACACCGTCACCCTCACCGGCGTCAACCTCGGCACAAACGGCACCGTCCTGCTCGGCGGAACGACGGCCAGCGTCACGAGCTACACCAACACCAGCGTGACCTTCACAGTTCCCCAAAACGCACGCTGGGCTCACAACGACCTGCAACTCATCACCAACGGGAAAAGCATCACCGCCCCCATGAAACTGTTTGTCGGGCAGGCCATTAATCCCTCCGCGACCACCACCACCGACGTTCAAACCGCCCTCAACGCCCTTCCGGCAGGCGCGGCGCTCCTGCTGGGCCCCAAAGCGTACACGGCCACCAGCGCGCCCCTGTACCTGAACAACCGCAGCCTCTACGGCCAGGGGCAGGACCAAACGAGCGTGAACGGCGACGTCTACCTGCACGCCACCGAACGGAATGTCGTCACGGTCGGGTCCCTCACCCTGACGGGCGACAATTACTACCTGGTCAACGCCGTCAAGGACAGCCCCGCGAGCCTCTCGGCCCTCAGCACGCAACTCTCGCGCGAACGCCAGAATCGCTTTGAGCGGCGCAGGAACCCGCGTTTCACCCTGCCCGCACCCTCGACCGTGCAGTCCCTCGCGCCGGAGGGCCACGACGTCGGCGCGAGCCGCGACCAGTCCCGGCGAGTCAGACCGCACGCACGCGCAGCGGACGTCACGGCACACCGCATCCGCCGAGCCCCGGTAGTCAACGCGGCCGCCCTGAACCAGAATGGCCCGAGCGGCTTCCACTTCCTTGACGTGAGCATCAAGGAGATGAACGCCAGACGCGGGTACCTGGAGAACAACGCGTCCCTCTCCTCTGTCACCGTCACCGACTCCACCATCGAACTGAACGACTACATCAGCCTCGGTGAATCCGGGAATGACCTCACCGTCAAGAACAGCACCCTCAAAAGCCAGGGTGGGCCCGCCAGTGGAGTGGACCTCGAAGCGGGCAGCGGGAACGTCACCATTCACGGCAGCGCCATTTACTCCAGCATGTGGCTCAACGCGTACTCCGAGAGCGGGAACGTCACCATCCAGGACAGCGCGCTGCACAACAGCGCCGCGAACAGCGTCACCTGCCAGACGACACCCGCGTGCTACAGCCTCACGGACGTGGGCAGCAACACCGGCCAGGTCACCATCACGGGCAGCAAGGTGAACGCCACCGACGGTGACAGCAATGACGGGAAACCCACGAACGCCTTCGTGTTCATCGGATCGATCCGCAATCTCACCACCATCGAGAACAACGGGCTCATTCACTCCACCGCGAACCTGCAACTCTACAGTGACAGCAGCAAGACCGAAACTTCCAGCGCACAGCGGGGCAACGATCAGCTGGTGGTGCGCAACAACCAGGAAATCTCCGCAGGAGATGGCGCGGCCAGTCCCGCCAGCCTGCCCGCGTACCTGGGAATCTACAGTCACACTGGCGACGTGACCGTGAGTGGCAACGCGAAGTTGACGTCCAGCAACGGCATGCAGGTGTACACCAAATTCGGGCACGTCAGAATAAACGGTAATCCGGATGTGCGCGTGGATTCCGCCTCAGCCGAGACGGACGCGGGATTCCTGCACGTGTTCACCAGCGGCAACACCCGTGGCGTGTTCAACGACGTCACCTTCAGCGGGAATACCGTGAAGGCGGACGACCAGGTCATCCTCGACGCGGACAACGGCAACGTGACGCTCAGCGCGAACGCCGTGAGCGTGATCGGCAACAGTCACCCGAAATTACAGGTGTACTGCCGGGAAGCGCGGACCTGCACCGTCACGGACAACACCTTGACGGCGAACGCGACAAACGCTTCGACCACCAGCCGCATCGACCTGTTCTTCGATCACTACAGCACCACGGCGGCCAGGCAGAACCATACCGTCACGGGGAACAGCTTCCTGACCCTCGGCTCGGGGTCCTCGTACTTCTACGGCGCGTTCGGCTGGGGTGACGCGACGCTGGGCGCGAACACCTTCAGGAGTTCCGGGAAGGTATACGTGGACGCGTACCAAGCCACGGTGACCGCCACGGACAACACCTTCAACGTATTTGATGGAATGACTGGCCCGAGTGGGAGTGGGTTGAGCCTGGCCGCGTACAAGGGCACGGACGCTGCGCCGAGTGTCATCAACTTTGGCGCGAACACCCTCACGAACGTGGGCAGTGGCGGGGTCAGCAAACACAAGGCGGACGGCGGCCGGAACGACCGCGTCAATGTCGGCGCGAACACTGGCATGCAGTGA